A DNA window from Prunus dulcis unplaced genomic scaffold, ALMONDv2, whole genome shotgun sequence contains the following coding sequences:
- the LOC117612438 gene encoding mitochondrial carnitine/acylcarnitine carrier-like protein encodes MGEVVKDLTAGTVGGAAQLVCGHPFDTIKVKLQSQPNPLPGQPPKFSGAIDAVKQTLAAEGAGGLYKGMGAPLATVAAFNAVLFAVRGQMETLLRSQPGAPLTVGQQVICGAGAGVAVSFLACPTELIKCRLQAQSAMGDSGSVGATVKYGGPLDVAKQVLRSEGGTRGLFKGLVPTMAREIPGNAALFGAYEALKQFFAGGQDTSGLGRGSLIVAGGLAGAAFWASVYPTDVVKSVIQVDDYKNPKFSGSIDAFRKILASEGVKGLYRGFGPAMARSVPANAACFLAYEVTRSSLG; translated from the exons ATGGGGGAAGTAGTCAAGGACTTGACCGCTGGGACTGTTGGAGGGGCAGCACAGTTAGTATGTGGGCACCCATTTGATACAATAAAGGTTAAACTCCAAAGCCAGCCTAATCCACTCCCTGGACAACCTCCCAAGTTCTCAGGTGCTATTGATGCTGTCAAGCAGACATTAGCTGCTGAAGGCGCAGGGGGTCTCTACAAAGGTATGGGAGCTCCACTTGCCACTGTTGCAGCCTTCAATGCTGTCCTCTTCGCGGTAAGAGGCCAAATGGAGACGTTGTTGAGGTCTCAACCTGGTGCCCCACTTACAGTGGGCCAGCAGGTCATTTGTGGGGCTGGGGCTGGAGTAGCTGTGTCCTTTCTAGCATGCCCCACTGAGTTGATCAAGTGCAG GTTGCAAGCCCAGAGTGCAATGGGTGATAGTGGCTCAGTGGGTGCCACAGTGAAGTACGGAGGACCATTGGATGTGGCCAAGCAGGTACTTAGATCAGAAGGGGGTACGAGGGGTCTCTTCAAGGGCTTGGTTCCGACTATGGCACGCGAAATACCTGGAAATGCTGCACTGTTTGGTGCCTATGAAGCACTTAAGCAGTTCTTTGCTGGAGGCCAGGACACTTCTGGCTTGGGAAGAGGCTCTTTAATTGTGGCTGGAGGCTTGGCTGGAGCAGCTTTCTGGGCCTCTGTCTACCCTACTGATGTTGTCAAGAGTGTAATTCAGGTAGATGATTACAAAAATCCAAAGTTTTCGGGCTCAATTGATGCGTTTAGAAAGATCCTGGCCTCAGAGGGAGTCAAAGGCCTCTACAGGGGCTTTGGACCAGCTATGGCTAGAAGTGTTCCAGCCAATGCAGCGTGCTTCTTGGCATACGAGGTTACAAGGTCGAGTTTGGGATGA